From Permianibacter aggregans, a single genomic window includes:
- a CDS encoding GNAT family N-acetyltransferase, which produces MILQQSATDGRYVIGIAEDASVIRDLQTMRYQIFALEMGADIASNDQLDRDPFDDHCQHLYVWDQANDQYVACTRLLNRESAKAAGGFYSQGEFLLDEVLALEGEVLEIGRTCVHQDYRDGGGIALLWQGLAKLIKDSGAQYLFGCASVPYRGDGTHISTLMQRLQSYYLPEELKVRATDPVTLVSPPENVDAAIPPLLKAYLRLGAKVGSEACLDEQFGVADVFVLLNTSQLNARYARHFRAAL; this is translated from the coding sequence ATGATTCTGCAACAGTCCGCGACCGATGGTCGCTATGTAATTGGCATTGCCGAAGACGCATCGGTGATTCGTGACTTGCAAACGATGCGCTACCAGATTTTCGCGCTGGAAATGGGTGCGGATATCGCCAGTAACGACCAGCTCGATCGCGACCCGTTTGACGATCATTGCCAGCATTTATATGTTTGGGATCAAGCCAATGATCAATATGTCGCCTGCACCCGGCTACTCAATCGCGAATCGGCCAAGGCTGCTGGCGGTTTCTACTCGCAAGGCGAATTCCTGCTCGACGAGGTGCTGGCCCTTGAGGGTGAAGTGTTGGAAATTGGCCGCACCTGTGTTCATCAGGATTATCGCGATGGTGGCGGCATTGCGTTGCTCTGGCAGGGCTTGGCGAAACTGATCAAGGACTCCGGCGCACAATATCTCTTTGGCTGTGCTTCCGTGCCTTATCGCGGCGATGGCACGCATATTTCCACGTTGATGCAACGTTTGCAGAGCTATTACCTGCCGGAGGAGTTGAAAGTGCGCGCCACCGACCCGGTGACGCTGGTTTCACCGCCGGAAAATGTCGATGCCGCGATTCCTCCGCTTTTGAAAGCCTATTTGCGCCTTGGCGCTAAAGTTGGCAGCGAAGCTTGCCTTGATGAGCAATTTGGTGTCGCCGATGTGTTTGTGCTGCTGAACACCAGCCAACTCAATGCTCGCTATGCACGCCATTTCCGAGCCGCGCTGTAA
- a CDS encoding PstS family phosphate ABC transporter substrate-binding protein: protein MKFVKTLVCSFSAVALSVASVVSADDSKVDPALPTYQKVSGVSGNLSSIGSDTLNNLMTFWAEAFRKEYPNVNVQIEGKGSSTAPPALTEATATFGPMSRAMKANEIAAFEAKHGYKPTKIAVAIDALAVFVHKDNPIKGLSMQQVDAIFSKNRKCGADKGIDTWGDAGVSGNLAKEKITMYGRNSVSGTYGYFKEEALCKGDFKDTVAEQPGSASVVQSIAGSLNAIGYSGIGYKTSGVRALPLSDKDFSGYVEASPENAIEGKYPLSRFLYVYVNKKPNQPLAPLEAEFIKMVMSKQGQEIVVKDGYIPLPASVAAKQVALIK from the coding sequence ATGAAGTTTGTGAAGACACTCGTTTGCTCGTTCAGCGCCGTCGCGTTGTCGGTAGCAAGCGTCGTTTCGGCCGACGACAGCAAAGTCGACCCCGCGTTACCTACATATCAAAAAGTCAGCGGTGTATCCGGCAACCTGTCTTCCATCGGTTCCGACACCCTGAACAACCTGATGACCTTCTGGGCCGAAGCCTTCCGCAAGGAATACCCGAACGTCAACGTTCAGATCGAAGGCAAAGGTTCTTCCACGGCGCCGCCGGCCCTGACTGAAGCCACCGCCACGTTCGGCCCGATGAGCCGTGCGATGAAAGCCAACGAAATCGCCGCGTTTGAAGCCAAACACGGCTACAAGCCGACCAAGATTGCTGTTGCCATCGATGCGCTGGCCGTGTTCGTGCACAAAGACAACCCGATCAAAGGCCTGAGCATGCAACAGGTCGACGCCATCTTCTCGAAGAACCGCAAATGCGGCGCCGACAAGGGCATCGACACTTGGGGTGATGCCGGCGTAAGCGGCAACCTGGCGAAAGAAAAAATCACGATGTACGGCCGTAACTCGGTATCCGGTACCTACGGTTATTTCAAGGAAGAAGCGCTGTGCAAAGGTGACTTCAAAGACACCGTTGCCGAGCAACCAGGCTCCGCTTCCGTTGTGCAATCGATTGCCGGTTCGTTGAACGCTATCGGTTATTCGGGCATCGGCTACAAAACTTCCGGCGTACGCGCTCTGCCGCTGTCTGACAAAGACTTCAGCGGTTACGTCGAAGCCTCTCCGGAAAACGCCATTGAAGGCAAATACCCGCTGTCACGCTTCCTGTACGTTTACGTCAACAAGAAGCCGAACCAGCCGCTGGCTCCGCTGGAAGCGGAATTCATCAAGATGGTGATGTCGAAGCAGGGTCAGGAAATCGTTGTCAAAGACGGTTACATCCCGCTGCCAGCCAGCGTCGCCGCCAAGCAAGTGGCGCTGATCAAGTAA
- the speE gene encoding polyamine aminopropyltransferase, whose amino-acid sequence MTDKNYWYETLHPSFGQYFSVDKTLYHNKTEHQDLIIFENAKMGRIMALDGVVQTTERDEFIYHEMLTHVPLLAHGNAKRVLIIGGGDGGMLREVCRHKSVEQITMVEIDAEVVSFCKQYLPNHSAGAYDDPRLNLVIADGVEFVNQSNEKFDVIISDCTDPIGPGESLFTSQFYEGCKHRLNDGGIFVAQNGVAFLQLDEAIGSHKKLSNYFADVSFYQAAVPTYYGGIMSFAWASQNSALRQQAQAVIAERYAQSGLRCRYYNPAIHVGSFALPQYLLEALKT is encoded by the coding sequence ATGACTGACAAAAACTATTGGTACGAAACCCTGCACCCCAGCTTCGGTCAGTACTTCTCGGTAGATAAAACGCTGTACCACAATAAAACCGAGCACCAGGATTTAATCATTTTTGAAAACGCCAAGATGGGCCGGATCATGGCGCTCGACGGCGTGGTGCAAACGACCGAGCGCGACGAATTCATTTACCACGAAATGCTGACCCATGTGCCATTGCTCGCTCATGGCAATGCCAAGCGGGTGTTGATCATTGGCGGTGGCGATGGCGGTATGTTGCGCGAAGTCTGCCGACATAAAAGCGTCGAGCAGATCACGATGGTCGAAATCGATGCTGAGGTCGTCTCGTTCTGCAAACAATATCTGCCAAATCACTCTGCTGGCGCCTATGACGACCCGCGTCTGAATCTGGTCATTGCCGACGGTGTCGAGTTCGTCAATCAATCGAATGAAAAATTCGATGTGATTATCTCCGATTGCACGGACCCGATCGGCCCCGGCGAAAGCTTGTTTACCTCGCAATTCTACGAAGGCTGCAAGCATCGCCTGAACGATGGCGGCATTTTTGTTGCCCAGAATGGTGTGGCGTTTCTGCAGCTCGATGAGGCCATCGGCAGCCACAAAAAGCTCTCCAACTACTTTGCTGATGTGTCGTTTTATCAGGCGGCGGTGCCGACCTATTACGGTGGCATCATGAGCTTTGCATGGGCCAGCCAAAATTCGGCATTGCGTCAGCAGGCGCAAGCGGTTATTGCTGAGCGCTACGCGCAAAGCGGCTTGCGCTGCCGTTACTACAACCCGGCCATCCATGTCGGCAGCTTTGCTCTGCCGCAGTATTTGCTGGAAGCATTAAAGACTTAA
- a CDS encoding UDP-2,3-diacylglucosamine diphosphatase: MRELLHTGVRSVFLSDLHLGTRSCQAENLLHFLEQTSFQQLFLLGDIVDLLAMSRQSYWPTQHGRILKTIMKKARAGVQIMLIPGNHDCALRQFRHWRHENIQIQHEHVYTTAAGKRYWLIHGDRFDHQMTLSPALEWLGDKLNDGLVSLQSWVNARRRRQQKASVQFTRRIKERTPAARRYIEQFSSVVINATREKACDGVICGHIHYPQSLHDQGVHYLNTGDWVESRSAIVESHDGRLHLLDQIEQRLRAGDEQRPSMLAATTIEPVRI; this comes from the coding sequence ATGCGCGAGTTATTGCATACGGGTGTTCGGTCGGTGTTTCTGTCGGATCTGCATTTGGGAACCCGGAGTTGTCAGGCAGAAAACCTGCTCCACTTTTTGGAGCAAACCTCATTTCAACAATTATTCCTGCTCGGTGATATCGTCGATTTGCTGGCAATGAGCCGGCAGTCCTACTGGCCAACCCAGCATGGCCGCATCCTGAAAACCATCATGAAAAAAGCGCGGGCCGGCGTGCAGATCATGCTGATTCCCGGCAATCACGATTGCGCGCTAAGGCAATTCCGGCACTGGCGCCACGAAAATATTCAGATTCAACATGAGCACGTCTACACGACTGCCGCTGGCAAACGCTATTGGCTGATTCATGGTGATCGTTTCGATCATCAGATGACACTGTCACCAGCGCTGGAATGGCTTGGGGATAAACTCAACGACGGTTTGGTGTCATTGCAAAGCTGGGTGAATGCGCGCAGGCGCCGGCAGCAAAAAGCCAGCGTGCAGTTCACCCGCCGCATCAAAGAACGCACGCCGGCCGCGCGCCGTTACATCGAGCAGTTCAGCTCGGTGGTAATCAACGCCACGCGTGAGAAAGCCTGTGATGGCGTTATCTGCGGGCATATTCACTATCCACAAAGCCTGCACGATCAGGGCGTGCATTATCTGAATACTGGTGATTGGGTAGAGAGCCGTTCAGCGATTGTCGAGAGCCATGACGGTCGTCTGCATCTGCTCGATCAGATTGAGCAGCGCTTGCGTGCTGGCGATGAGCAACGGCCATCAATGCTGGCAGCGACGACAATAGAGCCAGTGCGAATCTGA
- the phoR gene encoding phosphate regulon sensor histidine kinase PhoR produces the protein MKRSENPFREFWIFGAYLLIGWLITQNFDQGRTFLIASLLAYLAWHLYHAVKLMFWLSDSIGPVPEEVPGIWNEIFHLLYLRRRQRQQMKKRLVGVIAEFRDSANSLPEAAIAVDANGEIVWFNKAAQGLLGLMPQRDVGQRISNLIRHPNFVEFESSPTSNKALILPSPNDPNVMLSFRFSPYRARQRLLMVRDVSRLTRLEQMRKDFVANVSHELRTPVTVLIGYLETMLSSGDEKLARYQRPLAQMQAQTKRMSAIVDDLLLLSRLDDERTRLAQEEVDVPSLVCMMVEDARILSGEAQHQIEAEIETQVGLSGAPKELQSAFWNLVSNAVRYTPTGGQITLRWYIDTQRQVRFEVRDTGPGIEAHHIPRLTERFYRVDAGRSREVGGTGLGLAIVKHVLERHGGYLDIHSVVGQGSTFACVFPPVRQTAPRAASNKSA, from the coding sequence ATGAAACGTTCAGAGAATCCGTTTCGCGAATTCTGGATTTTCGGCGCTTATTTGCTCATTGGCTGGTTGATCACCCAGAATTTCGATCAGGGCAGAACGTTCCTGATCGCCAGTCTGCTGGCTTATCTGGCCTGGCATTTGTACCACGCCGTCAAGCTGATGTTCTGGCTCAGTGATTCGATAGGACCGGTGCCCGAGGAAGTACCGGGTATCTGGAACGAAATTTTTCATTTGTTGTATTTGCGCCGACGTCAGCGCCAGCAAATGAAGAAACGTTTGGTCGGCGTTATTGCCGAATTTCGTGATTCCGCCAATTCGCTGCCGGAAGCGGCCATTGCCGTTGATGCCAACGGCGAAATCGTCTGGTTCAATAAAGCCGCGCAAGGCTTGCTCGGTTTGATGCCGCAGCGTGATGTCGGCCAACGCATTTCCAATTTGATTCGGCACCCGAATTTTGTCGAGTTTGAATCCTCGCCGACATCGAACAAGGCATTGATTCTGCCATCGCCGAATGATCCAAATGTCATGCTCAGTTTCCGCTTCAGTCCCTATCGGGCCAGACAGCGCTTGCTGATGGTGCGCGATGTCAGCCGGCTGACCCGGCTGGAACAGATGCGCAAGGACTTCGTCGCCAATGTTTCGCATGAATTGCGCACGCCGGTGACAGTGCTGATCGGTTATCTGGAAACGATGCTCAGCAGCGGCGATGAAAAACTGGCGCGTTATCAACGCCCGCTGGCACAGATGCAGGCACAGACCAAACGGATGAGTGCCATCGTCGATGACCTGCTGCTGCTGTCGCGGCTCGATGACGAACGCACCCGTTTGGCCCAGGAAGAAGTCGATGTGCCGTCATTGGTGTGCATGATGGTTGAAGACGCCAGGATTTTGTCCGGCGAAGCCCAGCATCAAATCGAAGCGGAAATTGAAACTCAGGTTGGATTGTCCGGCGCACCGAAGGAATTGCAGAGCGCGTTCTGGAACCTGGTGTCCAATGCTGTGCGTTACACCCCAACGGGCGGTCAGATTACGTTGCGCTGGTATATCGATACCCAGCGGCAGGTTCGCTTTGAGGTGCGTGACACCGGCCCCGGTATTGAGGCCCACCATATTCCGCGCCTGACCGAACGCTTCTATCGCGTCGATGCCGGCCGCTCGCGCGAAGTCGGTGGCACTGGCCTTGGCCTTGCCATCGTCAAGCATGTGTTGGAGCGCCATGGCGGCTATCTGGACATCCATAGCGTGGTTGGTCAGGGCAGTACGTTCGCCTGTGTGTTCCCGCCGGTGCGACAAACCGCGCCGCGCGCTGCCAGCAATAAATCAGCCTAA
- a CDS encoding lysophospholipid acyltransferase family protein, with amino-acid sequence MLAMHAISEPRCNSADEAIEASTSVDALPSFDPIAFASLQGVARPYRSTSSTNASDDTRWRQLCRAVLVFLLILAGVLLVSIGLLLTWGRHPERIVQPFKQRWMRLLCKVMNVRITQHGEPAAGPILVVANHVSWLDIPVLSAQVPMSFVAKQDVLHWPVVGMLAKCAGTLFIGRGRSANRQNVSAVNEEMSERLDNGRRMVIFPEGTTTDGRQVQRFHPRLFNVACANHYPVQPVAIRYRGIAADAAPFIGEDEFLPHLWQLLKHPVLEVEVCWLPAVPAGEEPEPLAELTQRKILDSIHGC; translated from the coding sequence ATGCTCGCTATGCACGCCATTTCCGAGCCGCGCTGTAATTCTGCTGACGAGGCAATTGAGGCATCGACTTCGGTCGATGCCCTACCCTCTTTCGATCCAATTGCGTTTGCCAGTTTGCAAGGTGTCGCGCGTCCCTATCGAAGCACTTCGTCAACCAATGCAAGCGATGACACTCGCTGGCGTCAGCTCTGCCGTGCCGTATTGGTGTTTCTACTGATCCTTGCCGGCGTATTGCTCGTTTCCATCGGTTTGCTGCTGACCTGGGGCCGGCATCCAGAGCGCATCGTGCAACCATTCAAACAACGTTGGATGCGCCTGCTGTGCAAAGTTATGAACGTACGGATTACCCAGCATGGTGAACCGGCTGCCGGCCCCATTCTGGTTGTTGCCAATCACGTTTCCTGGCTTGATATTCCAGTACTTAGCGCACAAGTGCCGATGAGTTTTGTCGCCAAACAAGACGTATTGCATTGGCCAGTGGTGGGCATGTTGGCGAAATGTGCCGGCACGCTGTTTATTGGCCGCGGCCGTAGCGCCAATCGTCAGAACGTGTCCGCCGTCAATGAAGAAATGAGCGAGCGGCTTGATAATGGTCGTCGCATGGTTATTTTTCCGGAAGGCACGACTACCGATGGTCGCCAGGTCCAACGTTTTCATCCACGGTTGTTCAACGTCGCCTGCGCCAATCATTATCCGGTACAACCGGTGGCGATTCGCTATCGCGGCATCGCCGCTGATGCGGCCCCCTTTATTGGCGAGGATGAATTCCTACCGCACTTATGGCAGTTGCTGAAACACCCGGTGTTGGAAGTCGAAGTCTGCTGGCTACCGGCTGTACCGGCAGGCGAAGAGCCGGAACCATTGGCCGAACTCACGCAGAGAAAAATTCTCGACTCAATACATGGATGCTGA